The following DNA comes from Gopherus flavomarginatus isolate rGopFla2 chromosome 5, rGopFla2.mat.asm, whole genome shotgun sequence.
AGAATCCTATTGTCTCCTTTGGCCAAGATGCCATGAAACTCATCCTTGACATCAACAGTGATTTCTTCCTCTTGATAGTTTAATCCCACCATGCTCAGATCTGTTGATGAGGCTGGCAAGTGCATTAGTATATCCTGAACTGCGCTGATGAAACTAAGGAAGTCTTCATAATCAGTAGTGCCTAGCTTTATCACTTGTTCCCTTTCTGCTGCGTGGCTGATTGCTGGTTTAGGCTGATACTTCCTTTTCTCCTTGTAGATGGTGCGGTCTATACGTACGCTGTGTATCCTTCCATTCTCATCATAGTtttggagcttgggctctgaaatctCATGACTGATCTCAAGTTTGAATTCCTTGAAGGGCTTCTCCAGTCCTTTCTCATAAAAAAGCTGTAGATACCCGCTCGCAGTCAGCTTGACGTAGATTGGACCCCAATGCCTAGATGACATGATGTTTTTTTTCTCTGGTATCCTGAGCATCATTGGCCAGCCATCCTTGGGCTGAGATGGGGCCAAGTTCAACAATGTGCCATCCACCTCAAATGGCATCAGGGGGTCATCATCAGGTAGAGTTGGGCTGCTCAGGTGATCTGGATCCCCAATCCGGAGCTGCTTGAGCTGCTCAACAGCATCTGTGTGGGTTACGTTTTTGCTTGACTCATCAAAGCTGATGGTGTCAGGTTCTTGGTAGAGGATAATAAGGGAGTCTCTTTGCCTTTGGCATGGAGCACTGGAGAGAGAGGAGCTGTGGGAATGCCTCTCTCGTTCCTCTAAGAATGAGCTGAACGGGTTGATGGGTGAGGGTTGGACATCCCTCAGAGACTCATCCAGGAAGGGATTAGTAGCACTCCAGGGGGGTGTTCCAACAGAAGGCAGCCTATTTAAGGAGGAAAGATCTAGCTTTTGAACTTTCGTGAGGTCCAACAATGTGCTCCTGGGGCGCTCCCTCTTCTTCAAGGATGTAGCAAGATTACAGTTCACATCTGCAGTCTGCGCTGCTATTGGTAGGGTGTCTGGTTTCAAGGGAGAAAGGTTCTGGAGGGAAGCAGAGCTGACTTCATTGTCATCGAATGTCACCCAGCTGGGGAAAC
Coding sequences within:
- the STON2 gene encoding stonin-2 isoform X2, coding for MREKTIREWTDNSSSFQEDEEVDMEAVNWQLNSTPMNGHSPTPTTARFPSWVTFDDNEVSSASLQNLSPLKPDTLPIAAQTADVNCNLATSLKKRERPRSTLLDLTKVQKLDLSSLNRLPSVGTPPWSATNPFLDESLRDVQPSPINPFSSFLEERERHSHSSSLSSAPCQRQRDSLIILYQEPDTISFDESSKNVTHTDAVEQLKQLRIGDPDHLSSPTLPDDDPLMPFEVDGTLLNLAPSQPKDGWPMMLRIPEKKNIMSSRHWGPIYVKLTASGYLQLFYEKGLEKPFKEFKLEISHEISEPKLQNYDENGRIHSVRIDRTIYKEKRKYQPKPAISHAAEREQVIKLGTTDYEDFLSFISAVQDILMHLPASSTDLSMVGLNYQEEEITVDVKDEFHGILAKGDNRILQHSVLTHIHVLSFLSGLAECRLGLNDILIKGNEIVARQDIMPTTTTKWIKLYNCQFHSCVDEEMFNSSHVIQFNPLDACRFELMRFRTVFTEKTLPFTLRTAATVKGAEVEVQSWLMMSTGFSSNRDPLTQVPCENVMVRYPVPNEWVKNFRRESVLGEKSLKAKVNKGASFGSTSVSGSEPVMRVTLGTAKYEHAFNSIVWRINRLPDKNSASGHPHCFFCHLELGSDREVPSSFVRYVDVEFDMPTASASKATVRSISVEDKSDVRKWVNYSAHYSYKVEIEQKKNLNLDLKGAEIENPKDCAMQ
- the STON2 gene encoding stonin-2 isoform X3; the protein is MAGGIARTTDNSSSFQEDEEVDMEAVNWQLNSTPMNGHSPTPTTARFPSWVTFDDNEVSSASLQNLSPLKPDTLPIAAQTADVNCNLATSLKKRERPRSTLLDLTKVQKLDLSSLNRLPSVGTPPWSATNPFLDESLRDVQPSPINPFSSFLEERERHSHSSSLSSAPCQRQRDSLIILYQEPDTISFDESSKNVTHTDAVEQLKQLRIGDPDHLSSPTLPDDDPLMPFEVDGTLLNLAPSQPKDGWPMMLRIPEKKNIMSSRHWGPIYVKLTASGYLQLFYEKGLEKPFKEFKLEISHEISEPKLQNYDENGRIHSVRIDRTIYKEKRKYQPKPAISHAAEREQVIKLGTTDYEDFLSFISAVQDILMHLPASSTDLSMVGLNYQEEEITVDVKDEFHGILAKGDNRILQHSVLTHIHVLSFLSGLAECRLGLNDILIKGNEIVARQDIMPTTTTKWIKLYNCQFHSCVDEEMFNSSHVIQFNPLDACRFELMRFRTVFTEKTLPFTLRTAATVKGAEVEVQSWLMMSTGFSSNRDPLTQVPCENVMVRYPVPNEWVKNFRRESVLGEKSLKAKVNKGASFGSTSVSGSEPVMRVTLGTAKYEHAFNSIVWRINRLPDKNSASGHPHCFFCHLELGSDREVPSSFVRYVDVEFDMPTASASKATVRSISVEDKSDVRKWVNYSAHYSYKVEIEQKKNLNLDLKGAEIENPKDCAMQ